In a genomic window of Mycosarcoma maydis chromosome 5, whole genome shotgun sequence:
- a CDS encoding putative xylitol dehydrogenase translates to MPGKVAPNNSLATEPAERNVSFVLQEIEKVSFEERPIVAPKPGQVQVNIRQTGLCASDCHYLHHGRIGDFVVRKPMVLGHESSGIVTAVGEGVTTHKVGDRVALEPGVPCRSCQVCLNGMYNQCAHLEFAATPPYDGTLCTYYNIQSSFAHHVPDHMSLEEASLMEPLSVAVYSAGMRGQVKAMENVLVFGAGPIGLLNAAVCKAYSAKRVVVVDVVESKLEFAKEWCATSTFKPSLPQEGETKAETAARNAQHLISSLGDDVAAREGFDLVLECTGAEPCINMGIQALRPQGRFVQVGMGRSEVEFPITRVCVKEINVTGSFRYGAGTYKTSINLVSTGAIDVTKMVTHRFLFKDAVKAFETTTKGVGEDGKTAIKVQISQGEGKQ, encoded by the coding sequence ATGCCAGGAAAAGTCGCTCCCAACAACTCGCTCGCTACCGAACCTGCCGAGCGCAACGTCTCATTCGTGTTGCAAGAGATCGAGAAAGTCTCGTTCGAAGAACGCCCCATCGTTGCGCCCAAGCCTGGTCAGGTGCAAGTCAACATCCGTCAAACTGGTCTGTGCGCTTCCGACTGTCACTACCTTCACCATGGTCGTATCGGTGACTTTGTGGTTCGCAAGCCCATGGTGCTCggtcacgagtcgagcggCATCGTCACTGCCGTCGGAGAGGGTGTCACCACGCACAAGGTCGGCGATCGCGTTGCTCTCGAGCCTGGCGTTCCTTGCCGATCGTGCCAGGTCTGCCTGAACGGCATGTACAATCAATGTGCCCATCTTGAGTTCGCTGCTACACCCCCTTACGATGGGACGCTGTGCACATATTACAACATCCAGAGCTCGTTTGCGCACCATGTGCCCGATCACATGTCTCTCGAGGAGGCTTCCCTCATGGAGCCTCTTTCCGTAGCTGTCTACTCGGCTGGTATGCGCGGTCAGGTCAAGGCTATGGAGAACGTCCTCGTTTTCGGTGCTGGTCCCATTGGTCTGCTCAACGCTGCCGTCTGCAAGGCCTACTCTGCTAAACGAGTGGTGGTCGTTGATGTGGTGGAaagcaagctcgagttcGCTAAAGAGTGGTGTGCCACTTCTACTTTCAAGCCTTCGCTGCCCCAGGAGGGCGAAACCAAGGCCGAAACAGCCGCACGCAATGCACAGCACCTCATCAGCTCGCTCGGTGACGATGTAGCAGCACGCGAAGGCTTCGACCTCGTACTCGAGTGTACCGGTGCTGAGCCCTGCATCAACATGGGCATCCAGGCCCTTCGACCACAGGGTCGCTTTGTCCAGGTCGGTATGGGCAGATCTGAAGTCGAATTCCCCATCACGCGTGTCTGCGTCAAGGAGATCAACGTCACTGGCTCCTTCCGCTACGGAGCTGGCACCTACAAAACCTCGATCAACCTTGTCAGCACCGgcgccatcgacgtcacCAAGATGGTCACCCATCGTTTCCTCTTCAAGGACGCTGTCAAGGCGTTTGAGACCACAACAAAAGGTGTCGGTGAGGACGGAAAGACAGCAATCAA